Proteins encoded within one genomic window of Verrucomicrobiota bacterium:
- a CDS encoding type II secretion system protein: MNVSKTDPSRRGFTLVEIMIVVAIIGLLAAIAVPNFVKARKSAQNVAFVKSIKTFADAFTLYSLENRQYPPDTTPSVVPPGMAPYLNVTLWQGTTPIGGQWDWDNGQFGFKAGVSVYQPTADATQMQEIDRLLDDGNLGTGLFRARSDGYIFMIEP; this comes from the coding sequence TTGAACGTGTCCAAAACGGACCCGAGCAGACGAGGTTTTACCTTGGTGGAAATCATGATTGTGGTTGCCATCATCGGTTTGCTGGCGGCCATTGCAGTTCCCAACTTCGTCAAGGCACGTAAATCCGCTCAAAACGTCGCTTTTGTGAAAAGCATCAAAACCTTTGCGGATGCCTTTACTTTGTATAGTTTGGAAAATCGCCAGTATCCACCCGACACCACACCCTCCGTGGTTCCGCCGGGGATGGCCCCTTATTTGAACGTGACTTTATGGCAGGGCACCACGCCGATCGGCGGCCAGTGGGACTGGGACAACGGGCAATTCGGTTTCAAGGCGGGGGTGTCCGTCTATCAACCCACTGCCGATGCCACCCAGATGCAGGAAATTGATCGCTTACTGGATGATGGGAATCTGGGCACCGGTCTATTCCGGGCGCGTTCAGACGGCTATATCTTTATGATTGAGCCGTAA
- a CDS encoding transcription elongation factor GreAB, with protein MNKQTLVKKIIKHLTDELEVYFKAARAAHAEATHEQSKAENKYDTRGLEASYLARGQSRQAAEIQSSIATFEKLDLRAFGKSEPIDLAALVELEFKGERTVHFIAPRAGGTEVVHEKREVMVITPQSPLGEQLIGKQQGDLLLLKLAGLRNQYRVVTVE; from the coding sequence ATGAACAAGCAAACCCTGGTCAAAAAGATCATCAAGCATCTGACGGACGAATTGGAAGTGTATTTCAAGGCGGCCCGGGCGGCGCACGCGGAGGCCACGCATGAACAGAGCAAGGCCGAGAACAAGTATGACACCCGCGGATTGGAAGCCTCATACCTAGCACGCGGTCAATCCCGGCAAGCCGCCGAGATTCAGTCTTCCATTGCTACGTTTGAAAAGCTGGACCTCCGCGCGTTTGGGAAAAGCGAGCCGATTGATCTGGCGGCGCTCGTGGAGCTGGAATTCAAAGGGGAACGAACGGTACATTTCATCGCCCCCCGCGCTGGCGGCACGGAGGTGGTGCACGAAAAACGGGAAGTGATGGTGATCACCCCGCAATCTCCCCTCGGGGAGCAGCTTATCGGTAAACAACAAGGGGACTTGCTGCTGCTTAAGCTGGCGGGTCTCCGCAATCAATACCGAGTGGTAACCGTGGAGTAA
- a CDS encoding DUF1080 domain-containing protein, giving the protein MKLTQHACLMIAVFGLAGCAMTGEKSAAPNTLTAQEKAEGWRLLWDGQTTEGWRSARRDKFPEKGWAIKDGLLWVDASGGQESAEGGDIITKEKFANFELLVDFKITEGANSGIKIFVDPELNKGPGSSIGLEFQILDDARHPDAKLGRNGNRTMGSLYDLIPAPASKKVNPIGEWNQARILSQGKHVEYWLNGQKTVEYERGSKEFRDLVAISKYVKWPGFGELPTGHILLQDHGNRVAFRNVKLRVLSEK; this is encoded by the coding sequence ATGAAATTGACACAACACGCTTGTTTGATGATCGCGGTTTTTGGCCTGGCGGGATGCGCCATGACGGGTGAAAAAAGTGCGGCCCCCAACACCTTGACTGCGCAAGAGAAGGCCGAGGGCTGGCGGCTGCTGTGGGATGGCCAAACCACCGAGGGCTGGCGGAGTGCGCGGCGCGATAAATTTCCCGAAAAAGGCTGGGCGATCAAGGATGGTTTATTGTGGGTGGACGCCTCGGGTGGCCAGGAATCGGCGGAGGGCGGGGACATTATTACCAAAGAAAAATTCGCCAACTTTGAACTGTTGGTGGATTTCAAAATTACCGAAGGCGCCAACAGCGGCATCAAAATTTTTGTGGACCCGGAATTGAACAAAGGACCAGGCTCTTCCATCGGCCTGGAATTCCAGATTTTGGACGATGCCAGGCACCCCGATGCGAAGCTGGGCCGCAATGGCAATCGCACCATGGGTTCGCTCTACGACTTGATCCCGGCGCCCGCCAGCAAAAAAGTCAATCCCATCGGGGAGTGGAACCAGGCCCGCATTCTATCGCAAGGCAAACATGTCGAGTATTGGCTGAACGGCCAGAAGACTGTCGAATATGAACGCGGCTCCAAAGAATTCCGGGATTTGGTCGCCATCAGCAAATACGTCAAATGGCCCGGGTTTGGTGAATTGCCCACCGGCCACATCCTCTTGCAGGACCATGGCAACCGCGTCGCGTTTCGCAACGTCAAGCTCCGTGTCCTATCGGAAAAATAA
- a CDS encoding cytidylate kinase-like family protein — MNENISLSQCVSYIDCQLGLACPGKPRAQAARLRANPSITISRQTGAGGTSVACLLADYLQKHGPKPACPWTVFDKNLMEKVLADHNLPTRLAQYLPEDKKSMIADIMEELLGLHPPSYTLQRQTTETILQLADLGNVILVGRGAHVITSRLENVLHVRLVAPLETRVQRIQTTQQLSQRAAREFVQHTDQGRTRYLKKHFQADIDDPLLYHLVINTDWLTHEETAKLIGDTVLKKYYP, encoded by the coding sequence ATGAATGAAAACATTTCATTAAGCCAGTGCGTAAGCTATATTGACTGCCAACTGGGGCTGGCCTGCCCCGGCAAACCACGTGCGCAAGCAGCCCGATTGCGTGCCAATCCTTCGATCACCATCTCCCGGCAGACCGGCGCGGGTGGCACGTCGGTGGCCTGCCTGCTGGCGGATTACCTCCAAAAGCACGGCCCAAAGCCGGCCTGCCCCTGGACGGTATTCGACAAGAACCTGATGGAAAAGGTGCTGGCGGATCACAATCTGCCCACTCGTTTGGCGCAATATCTGCCGGAGGACAAGAAATCCATGATTGCCGATATCATGGAGGAGTTGCTGGGGCTGCATCCGCCCTCTTATACGCTGCAGCGCCAGACGACCGAAACCATTCTGCAACTGGCGGATCTGGGCAACGTCATCCTGGTTGGCCGCGGTGCCCACGTCATCACCAGCCGGTTGGAGAACGTATTGCATGTGCGACTGGTGGCCCCGTTGGAGACCCGGGTGCAACGCATTCAAACCACGCAACAGTTATCCCAGCGGGCGGCCCGCGAATTCGTTCAGCACACGGACCAGGGCCGGACGCGTTATCTTAAAAAACATTTCCAGGCCGACATTGACGACCCGTTGTTATATCACTTGGTCATCAATACGGACTGGCTGACCCATGAGGAAACCGCCAAACTGATCGGGGACACGGTGTTGAAAAAATATTATCCGTAA
- a CDS encoding ATP-dependent RecD-like DNA helicase: MAPDNLTGLIERVTFFNEENGFAVLKVKVRGQRDLVTVLGNLPTVSPGEWLTAHGRWTRNREHGLQFTGDTLSCSAPTTHEGIEKYLGSGMVKGIGPIYAAKLVEKFGEKIFDIIEHQSARLEEIEGIGPKRRHQIKGAWAEQKIIREIMVFLHSHGVSTSRAVRIYKTYGEAAIEQVSANPYALARDIPGIGFKTADQIGQKLGIPHDSVLRCGAGLAHVLQTAMDDGHCALPVGYLKDQAGKLLLVQEPAINAALERTLLQKELVFSVVEGESYAYLPRLKRAEEGIASRILALCRGESNYPPIEFDKALAWCEGRLNRQLAPSQREALRQALTRRVLIITGGPGVGKTTLVNAILKILQAKRLRCLLCAPTGRAAKRLTETTGLEAKTIHRLLEVTPNSGGFARTERNPLECDLLVVDECSMVDTPLMHSVLRALPENASLLLVGDVDQLPSVGPGMVLAHLIQSGQVPAARLTEVFRQAAGSHIITNAHRINQGQMPELPEREVTSDFYFVERETPEQTATLLLDMVRNRIPAKFKLDPLRDIQVLSPMNRGSLGVRELNTALQNALNPRREHEPFVEKFGWQFRLRDKVIQTENDYDKDVFNGDIGQITRLDAMEQELTVRYDMREVVYAFGELDELAPAYAITIHKSQGSEFPAVVIPLAMQQYLLLQRNLIYTGITRGKKLVVLLGQRKALGMAVHNNKTQQRFSGLLALLRSQEPRNLVQV, encoded by the coding sequence ATGGCACCGGACAATCTGACCGGCCTGATCGAACGCGTGACGTTTTTCAACGAGGAAAACGGCTTTGCGGTCCTCAAGGTCAAGGTGCGCGGACAACGCGACCTGGTCACGGTGCTGGGCAATTTACCCACCGTCTCCCCCGGTGAATGGCTCACCGCGCATGGACGCTGGACCCGGAACCGCGAGCATGGCCTGCAATTTACCGGAGATACACTCTCCTGCAGCGCTCCCACCACCCACGAGGGGATCGAGAAATATCTGGGCAGCGGCATGGTCAAGGGTATCGGTCCCATCTATGCCGCCAAGCTGGTCGAGAAATTCGGCGAGAAGATATTCGACATCATCGAGCACCAATCGGCGCGGCTGGAGGAAATCGAGGGGATTGGCCCCAAGCGCCGCCACCAGATCAAGGGTGCCTGGGCGGAACAGAAAATCATCCGGGAGATCATGGTGTTCCTGCATTCGCACGGGGTCAGCACCAGCCGGGCGGTGCGCATTTACAAAACCTACGGTGAAGCCGCGATTGAACAAGTCAGCGCCAATCCCTACGCCTTGGCGCGGGACATCCCCGGCATCGGTTTCAAGACGGCAGACCAAATCGGGCAGAAACTCGGCATCCCGCATGATTCCGTGCTGCGCTGCGGTGCCGGCCTGGCGCATGTGCTGCAAACGGCGATGGACGACGGGCATTGCGCGTTGCCGGTGGGGTACCTGAAAGATCAGGCTGGCAAACTGCTGCTGGTGCAGGAACCTGCCATCAACGCGGCTTTGGAGCGAACGCTGCTCCAGAAGGAATTGGTGTTCTCGGTCGTAGAGGGGGAATCGTATGCGTATTTGCCCCGCCTCAAGCGGGCCGAGGAAGGCATTGCTTCCCGAATTCTGGCGCTCTGCCGGGGGGAATCCAACTATCCACCCATTGAATTCGACAAGGCGCTGGCGTGGTGCGAGGGCCGGTTGAACCGGCAATTGGCCCCCAGCCAGCGCGAGGCCTTGCGCCAAGCCCTGACCCGTCGTGTACTCATCATTACCGGTGGCCCGGGCGTCGGCAAAACCACGCTGGTCAACGCCATCTTGAAAATTCTCCAGGCCAAGCGGTTGCGCTGCCTGTTGTGCGCGCCCACCGGACGCGCCGCCAAACGATTGACCGAAACCACCGGGCTGGAGGCCAAAACCATCCATCGGTTGCTCGAAGTCACGCCCAACTCCGGTGGCTTCGCGCGCACTGAGCGCAACCCGCTCGAATGCGATCTGCTGGTTGTGGATGAATGTTCCATGGTGGACACGCCGCTGATGCACTCGGTGCTGCGCGCCTTGCCGGAAAACGCAAGCCTCCTGCTGGTGGGCGATGTGGATCAACTTCCTTCGGTCGGCCCCGGCATGGTGCTCGCCCATTTGATTCAAAGCGGGCAAGTGCCGGCGGCGCGGCTCACCGAAGTTTTTCGTCAAGCCGCCGGCAGCCACATCATCACCAACGCCCACCGCATCAACCAGGGCCAGATGCCCGAGTTGCCGGAGCGCGAGGTGACGTCCGACTTCTACTTTGTCGAACGGGAAACACCCGAGCAGACCGCCACCCTGCTGCTGGACATGGTGCGCAACCGCATTCCCGCCAAATTCAAACTCGATCCGTTGCGGGACATTCAGGTGCTCAGCCCCATGAACCGCGGCTCGCTGGGCGTCCGCGAGCTGAACACCGCGCTGCAAAACGCGCTCAATCCACGCCGCGAGCACGAGCCCTTCGTGGAAAAATTCGGCTGGCAATTCCGCCTGCGCGACAAGGTCATTCAGACGGAGAACGATTACGACAAGGACGTGTTCAACGGGGACATCGGCCAGATCACGCGCCTGGATGCCATGGAACAGGAACTCACGGTGCGTTACGATATGCGCGAGGTGGTGTACGCGTTTGGCGAATTGGACGAACTGGCCCCGGCCTACGCCATTACGATTCATAAATCGCAAGGCTCGGAATTTCCCGCCGTCGTCATCCCCCTGGCGATGCAGCAATACCTGCTGCTGCAACGGAACCTGATTTACACGGGGATCACCCGGGGCAAAAAGCTGGTGGTGCTCCTTGGCCAGCGCAAGGCCCTGGGCATGGCTGTCCACAATAACAAAACCCAGCAACGTTTCTCCGGTCTGCTGGCCCTGTTGCGCAGCCAGGAACCTCGGAATCTGGTGCAGGTTTGA
- a CDS encoding metallophosphoesterase: MIKRKIRTAAFQTWLLAVCLAVICVGTTRAQESVTIAVTGDVYTPGAKIVSDAILHHPSVAAVLLAGDTCNTWRTPLKSYKALYQGTYDRFMDKIYPCPGNHDAYNSPAFGPYGEFWGRAAHMPQMYYSFDLGGWHIVSLDSVTLVKGGKPADAQLQWLKQDLAAKPQTPVLAFWHYPLFSNAKHRGNPKVKPYWDILYAHGPALIINGHNHVYERYGPLDPDGQAVPETKGLQEFSVSPGGAKPVTKESTPKGLPSKKFHGDAYHVGYFTLDAGGGFRYRIQAISSKGIMTVVDDGVGNLMGGPSPSGH; the protein is encoded by the coding sequence ATGATTAAGCGCAAAATAAGAACAGCCGCATTTCAAACGTGGTTGCTGGCAGTCTGCTTGGCGGTGATCTGCGTGGGCACGACCCGCGCCCAGGAAAGCGTCACCATCGCGGTTACCGGCGATGTTTATACGCCTGGCGCCAAAATTGTCTCGGATGCCATTCTCCATCATCCCTCCGTTGCGGCGGTGTTGCTGGCTGGCGACACCTGCAATACCTGGCGGACACCGTTGAAAAGTTACAAGGCTTTGTACCAGGGCACTTATGACCGATTTATGGACAAAATTTATCCGTGCCCGGGAAACCATGATGCCTATAACTCCCCCGCCTTCGGTCCCTACGGAGAATTCTGGGGGCGCGCGGCGCACATGCCGCAGATGTATTACAGCTTTGACCTGGGTGGTTGGCATATCGTCAGCCTCGACAGCGTGACCCTGGTCAAGGGCGGAAAACCAGCGGACGCCCAACTGCAATGGTTGAAGCAAGATCTGGCTGCCAAGCCTCAAACACCGGTGCTGGCTTTTTGGCATTACCCACTCTTTTCAAACGCCAAGCATCGCGGCAACCCCAAGGTCAAACCATATTGGGATATCCTTTATGCGCATGGTCCGGCCCTCATCATCAACGGACACAACCATGTGTACGAACGGTATGGCCCGCTTGATCCCGATGGCCAGGCGGTACCCGAGACGAAAGGGCTCCAGGAATTTTCCGTCAGTCCGGGGGGGGCCAAGCCAGTCACCAAGGAATCCACGCCCAAAGGGCTACCGTCGAAGAAATTCCACGGCGATGCCTACCATGTCGGTTATTTTACGCTTGATGCCGGTGGCGGGTTCCGCTATCGCATCCAAGCCATCTCCAGTAAGGGGATAATGACCGTCGTGGACGATGGCGTGGGCAATCTTATGGGCGGCCCCAGTCCGAGCGGGCATTGA
- a CDS encoding BtpA/SgcQ family protein yields the protein MPSTYRSQFTSKHVVLPVIHVENARLTLRNMALARQAGCDGVFLINHGISDEELLDLFKNVHQEYADWWVGLNCLGYTFKQTQLFPLLPKAVAGLWVDNAMIDHEAAVQKAAEAILKARRASGWSGLYFGGVAFKYQNVVPQDKLATVSRLATQYMDVVTTSGPGTGSAAEVDKIRVMKDAIGDSPLAIASGITPENVGDYLPYADCFLVATGISKSFSQLDADKVSQLMEVVRG from the coding sequence ATGCCCTCAACATATCGGAGCCAGTTTACAAGCAAACATGTGGTGTTGCCGGTTATTCATGTGGAAAACGCCCGGCTGACACTACGCAACATGGCCCTGGCACGTCAGGCTGGTTGCGATGGCGTATTTCTTATCAATCATGGGATTTCCGATGAAGAGTTGCTGGACCTGTTTAAAAACGTGCATCAGGAATATGCGGATTGGTGGGTGGGCTTGAACTGTTTGGGGTACACCTTCAAGCAGACCCAACTATTCCCGCTGCTGCCCAAGGCGGTGGCCGGTCTATGGGTGGACAATGCCATGATAGACCACGAGGCCGCAGTGCAAAAGGCCGCTGAAGCCATCCTGAAGGCCCGCCGTGCTTCGGGCTGGTCGGGGCTGTATTTTGGCGGGGTGGCGTTCAAATATCAAAATGTGGTTCCGCAGGATAAGCTGGCCACGGTATCACGCCTGGCGACCCAGTACATGGACGTGGTCACTACCAGTGGGCCAGGAACAGGAAGTGCCGCAGAGGTGGACAAAATTCGAGTCATGAAGGATGCCATCGGGGATTCTCCGCTGGCAATTGCCAGCGGAATTACTCCGGAAAATGTCGGCGACTATTTGCCCTACGCCGACTGTTTTCTGGTCGCCACAGGTATTTCGAAAAGTTTCAGCCAACTCGATGCAGACAAGGTGTCACAGTTGATGGAAGTTGTTAGAGGGTGA
- a CDS encoding VWA domain-containing protein, which yields MKFATPHVLWLCLLLPLLGWFLWRAVRQRQQALTQFISCHLLDSLTVGFSPARQKLRSYLLLGAAFFIILAAARPQWGFHWEEVKQRGLDIIVAIDTSKSMLAEDIKPNRLERAKLAAMDLMQQSKSDRLGLVTFAGTAFLQCPLTLDEGAFRQSINALDVNIMPQGGTALAEAIDATRKAFTNAGDSHKVLIIFTDGEDHEEGSLEAAQAAAQDGVKIFTVGIGSPEGEVLRVTDGAGRREPMKDDAGKVIVSKLNEGLLQQLAKAGGGFYLHLTGARTMDVLYEKGLAPLPRSEHSARVIKQFYERYHWPLAVALLLLVIEALLPARGAAGKVKLTDAKSVAAMLLLFLAWPAMGDTGSPALAKQHYDRGRYKAARDEYQRLLVKKPEDARLHYNLGAAAYQAGDFETAVKSFSAATASPENLALQQNAYYNGGNALYRLGEGASDMKAKKENWQSATNQYALAMRLNSKDSEAQHNYEFVKKQLEELEKQQQEQKQDQQSDQDKDKQDKQDKQDKQDQQKQDQSKQQQDQQKKNQQQSKSEQDKQKEEQQKQEQQKKEQEQAQKQQEQKKQADQQQANKDKSGDKKDKPEDKQAAQQAQAVAMQMSPEQVKQLLEASKVEERPLIFVPPESETKPRKPTGTFKNW from the coding sequence ATGAAATTTGCCACGCCCCATGTTCTCTGGCTTTGCCTGCTGTTGCCCTTGCTGGGCTGGTTCCTGTGGCGTGCCGTGCGCCAGCGTCAGCAAGCCCTGACCCAATTCATCAGTTGTCACCTGTTGGATTCGTTGACGGTGGGTTTTTCGCCCGCCCGGCAAAAACTCCGTTCGTACCTCCTGCTCGGCGCCGCGTTTTTCATTATTTTGGCCGCCGCCCGCCCGCAATGGGGCTTTCATTGGGAGGAAGTGAAACAACGCGGCCTGGACATCATCGTGGCCATTGACACTTCCAAGAGCATGCTCGCCGAGGACATCAAACCGAATCGTTTGGAACGCGCCAAGCTCGCGGCGATGGACCTCATGCAGCAATCCAAGAGCGACCGCTTGGGCCTGGTGACGTTTGCCGGCACGGCGTTCCTGCAATGCCCGTTGACCCTGGACGAAGGGGCCTTCCGGCAAAGCATCAACGCGCTGGATGTGAATATCATGCCCCAAGGCGGCACCGCCCTGGCCGAGGCCATTGATGCCACCCGCAAAGCCTTCACCAACGCCGGCGACAGTCATAAGGTCCTGATCATCTTCACCGATGGCGAGGATCACGAGGAAGGCTCGCTCGAAGCCGCGCAAGCCGCCGCCCAGGACGGCGTGAAAATCTTTACGGTCGGCATTGGCAGCCCGGAGGGAGAAGTGCTGCGCGTCACGGATGGCGCGGGACGTCGCGAACCCATGAAAGACGACGCGGGCAAAGTCATCGTCTCCAAATTGAATGAAGGGCTGCTGCAACAACTCGCGAAGGCGGGCGGCGGGTTCTACCTGCACCTGACCGGCGCGCGTACCATGGATGTGCTGTATGAAAAAGGCCTGGCTCCCTTGCCGCGTAGCGAACACTCCGCCCGCGTCATCAAACAGTTTTACGAACGCTACCATTGGCCGCTGGCCGTCGCGCTGCTGTTACTGGTGATTGAAGCGCTCCTGCCAGCCCGGGGCGCTGCGGGCAAAGTCAAATTGACGGACGCCAAATCCGTGGCAGCCATGCTTCTGTTGTTCCTGGCATGGCCGGCCATGGGCGACACCGGTTCCCCTGCCCTGGCCAAACAGCATTATGATCGTGGCCGTTACAAAGCAGCCCGGGACGAATATCAGCGGCTGCTGGTTAAGAAACCTGAGGATGCCCGCCTGCACTACAATCTCGGGGCGGCGGCATATCAGGCGGGCGACTTTGAAACGGCGGTGAAATCCTTCAGTGCCGCCACCGCCTCCCCGGAGAATCTGGCGTTGCAACAAAACGCCTATTACAATGGCGGCAATGCGCTGTATCGCTTGGGGGAAGGCGCCTCGGACATGAAGGCGAAAAAGGAAAACTGGCAGTCTGCCACCAACCAATACGCCTTGGCCATGCGCCTGAATTCCAAAGACTCCGAGGCGCAGCACAATTACGAATTTGTCAAAAAGCAGCTCGAAGAGTTGGAGAAGCAACAGCAGGAGCAGAAGCAAGACCAGCAATCGGATCAGGACAAAGACAAACAGGATAAACAGGATAAACAGGATAAGCAGGACCAACAGAAACAGGATCAATCCAAGCAACAACAAGACCAACAGAAAAAAAATCAGCAACAATCCAAATCCGAGCAGGACAAGCAGAAGGAAGAGCAGCAAAAGCAGGAACAACAGAAAAAAGAACAAGAGCAGGCCCAGAAACAGCAGGAGCAAAAAAAACAGGCTGATCAGCAACAAGCCAATAAAGACAAATCAGGAGATAAAAAAGACAAACCCGAGGATAAGCAGGCCGCACAGCAAGCGCAGGCCGTCGCCATGCAGATGAGTCCGGAACAAGTCAAACAACTGCTCGAAGCCAGCAAAGTTGAGGAGCGCCCCCTTATCTTTGTCCCGCCGGAAAGCGAAACCAAACCGCGTAAACCCACCGGAACGTTTAAGAACTGGTGA